A single genomic interval of Nostoc commune NIES-4072 harbors:
- the lipA gene encoding lipoyl synthase produces the protein MISSQRAELKSEITAMPSWLRRPIGKASEISTVQRIIKQRQIHTICEEGRCPNRGECYAQKTATFLLMGPTCTRSCAFCQVDKGHAPMPLDLEEPQKVAQAVQLLGLRYVVLTSVARDDLPDQGAGHFVETIATIRQLNPETQIEVLTPDFWGGAGVGESGQRQRIAMIVKAKPACFNHNIETVKRLTGPVRRGAKYDRSLSVLAMVKEIDSTIPTKSGLMLGHGETLDEVVEAMADLRAVGCDRLTIGQYMRPTLEHLPVQKYWTPEEFDQLGRLAWEMGFNHVRSGPLVRSSYHAGEEGVGSGE, from the coding sequence ATGATTTCGTCACAACGAGCCGAACTAAAGTCTGAAATTACGGCAATGCCTAGCTGGTTACGTCGTCCTATTGGCAAAGCCAGTGAAATCTCTACCGTACAACGCATTATTAAGCAGCGTCAAATTCACACGATTTGCGAAGAAGGGCGCTGTCCCAACCGGGGGGAGTGTTATGCCCAAAAAACTGCAACTTTCTTACTAATGGGGCCTACTTGCACACGGTCTTGTGCTTTTTGTCAAGTAGATAAAGGTCATGCACCGATGCCTCTTGATTTAGAGGAACCCCAAAAGGTAGCCCAGGCGGTGCAGCTTTTGGGATTACGTTATGTAGTGCTGACTTCTGTAGCCCGTGATGACTTGCCCGATCAGGGCGCAGGGCACTTTGTAGAGACGATCGCGACTATCCGCCAATTAAACCCAGAAACTCAAATTGAAGTGCTGACCCCTGATTTTTGGGGTGGTGCTGGTGTTGGGGAATCAGGTCAACGCCAGCGAATAGCGATGATTGTAAAAGCCAAACCAGCTTGTTTCAATCACAATATCGAGACAGTAAAACGGTTAACTGGGCCAGTGCGCCGGGGAGCCAAATACGATCGCTCCCTTTCGGTACTAGCTATGGTTAAAGAAATCGATTCGACAATTCCCACCAAATCAGGTTTGATGCTGGGACACGGAGAAACACTTGATGAAGTCGTTGAAGCAATGGCTGATCTAAGGGCTGTCGGGTGCGATCGCTTGACTATCGGGCAGTATATGCGTCCAACTCTTGAACATCTGCCAGTCCAAAAATATTGGACTCCAGAGGAATTCGATCAACTAGGCAGATTAGCATGGGAAATGGGATTCAACCATGTTCGTTCTGGGCCTCTGGTTCGCAGTTCCTATCATGCTGGAGAGGAGGGAGTGGGGAGTGGGGAGTAG